Part of the Faecalibacterium duncaniae genome, ATTTTTCTTGACCGCCCCAACCGTTTTATTGCCCATGTAAACGTGAACGGTGTGGTGGAAACCGTCCATGTCAAAAACACCGGACGGTGCAGGGAACTGCTGCTGCCCGGTGCGGCGGTGCGTCTGGAAGTGTCGGACAACCCGAAGCGCAAGACAAAATACGACCTTGTGGCGGTACACAAGCAGGAACTTGGCTGGGTCAACATGGACAGTCAGGCACCCAACAAGGTGGTAGGAGAATGGCTTTCAAAGCAGGAGTTTGACCTTGTCAGGCCGGAGTTTGGCACAGCGCTGGCCGAAGCGAAAGCCGCAGGCGTGAGGGTGCTGTTTCTGCTTTGCTATGTCGGGCGGGACAGTCTGGAAATCGTGGAGCAGCGGGAAACATGAAAATGGGATGGAATGAAGAAAACCACATGAGGGAGGAACCAGCATGCCTTTTTTGATGATCCGCAACGACATCACCAAGGTAACAGCGGATGCCATCGTCGCCTTTTTGGAAAGCACCGGCTTTGAAGATGCGCTCCGCAATGCGGTCTCTCTGGGCGGCGACAGCGACACCCTTGCCTGCATCACCGGCGGCATTGCCGAAGCCTTTTACGGGATGCCACAGGAACTGCGGGCAGAGACCTTGAAGCGTCTGCCGGAGGATCTGCGGGCGGCGTATGAGCTGTTCCGGCAGAACCTTGAGCGCAGGATGTGACACCGTCGGTGCTGCACAGACCCAAGCTGTATTTAAAAAACTGAGGATCGTACCGGAAGAACAGCAAAACACCCGCCTGCGTATTGTGTGCAAAGCACAGTACATGGGCGGGTGTGGTTTTGTTGTGGTTTGTTCGCACTGTCAGAACAGGTCGAAACATAATTTTTGTGGAGTTCCGTCCAGCAGATACCGGATATAGAGACGGTCGTTTTCCGCTTCTGCCTGCACCTGCGTGGCGTGCTCAAAGAGGGTGCGCAGACGGCGGTACTCTGCCCGCTGCGCATCCGTGTAGTGAGACGGCATATCCGAGGTAAGGAACACATTGCCCAGTAGGGCATTGACTGTGGCAAGGGTGCGTTTTTGCTCTGCCGTCAACTTGCAGTTTTCCTCCCGGAGGAAGAACACATCCGGGTCGCTGCCATAGGCACGGCCATTGAGCTGCCGCCGGAATAGCGTGTTGTTGATGGCCTGCTTTGTGGACACCCGCTCCCGGTGGAACAAGCGCATATACCACACATCGTCCCAGTCCAGCCCTACGTCACAGCTGACACGGCAGTAATCCACCAGCCCGAAAGCCGGCATCACCGGTACGCCGCAGCCGAGAATCTGCTTTTGCCCGCACCATGTGCGCAAAAGCTCCATAGCACGGTACATCCGGGCTGCCCGGCTCTCGCGGGCGTTGCCAAAGGGGGCAGCACCGTACAGAAAATCCAGCTTGACAAGGTCAAAGCCCCAGTCGTTCAGCACCCGGTCGAACACCCGGCGCAGATAGTCCAGCACGGCCGGGTTGTCGAGATCCAGCGCATAAAAGCTGCTCCAGTTGCAGCCGCAGCACCACGGTGCACCGTTCACCTTCAGCAGCCAGTCCGGGTGCTGCCGGAAAAGGGCAGAGTCCTTTTCGCACACAAAAGGTGCAAGCCATAGCCCGGCCTGAAAGCCAGTGGCATGAATTTCCTCCACCATGCCTTTCAGCCCGTGGGGGAATTTCTGTGCATCTGTTTCCAGCCAGTCGCCCACCTCCGGCTCCCAGCCATCGTCGATCTGGAACAGGTCTCCCGGGCAAAGCAGGCTGCGGCAGCCGGTCAGATCCTCCCGGATGGTATCCTCGGTGATGTCCTGATAGCGGTTGTACCAACTGGAATAGCCTGCCAGCTTCTTTTCAGTCCGGGGCTTGATGCCCATAGCCTGAAACCAGCCGTCGAACACCTCGGTCTCGCCGCCCTCGGCAAAAAACAGGTCAAGGAGTGGGAAACTGCCGCCGGGATGCTCCACCCCGGCGCAGTCACGCTCCAGCGTCAGCAGGGCTTTGCCGCTGTCGTAGCGGAGGATGGTGTAGCCCGGCTTCTCGTCCAGCGATGCCACCAGCCGGAACTGTGTGCCCTTGCGGAAATAGCAGTAGGAAAAGCCGTGGCTCTGCCCCTTTTGATGCCCATAAGGCGCAAAATGATAATCGCCGTAGCGGTCAAAGGCATATTTTTTGCGCAGAAAGCCGGGGATGTGGTCGGTGCCGCGCAGCTTGCCGTTCCGGTCCAGCTCCGGGCTGTAGGTCCATGTCTGGTAGCCGTTCATGAACAGACGCTCGTCTGCTTCCATCGTCCACGGCATCTCGGCACGCACCGCCTTCAGCGTCCCGGCGGGCAGGTCTGCCGTCAGATGCAGCGCACCGCCATTCTCCGTGACCGTGCAGTTGCCTGTCTGTACGCCGCCGGAAGTTTCTGCGTACCAGTGCAGCATTTCAGTCATGGTGCGTTTCCTCCCCGTGGAGCTGTGCGCTGATCTCGGCAGCGCGGGCATCGGTCAGAACAAACTTGCGGCGGAACAGCACCAGCGCACCAGCCAGTACCAGCATGGGCAGAACGGTCATCATCAGGCGCAGACCCAGCAGGGTTCCGGCGCTTTGTACTGCCACCGGGCCGGTCTCCTCCGTGTTGCCCACAAGACCGATGAGGTCCAGCCCGATGCCGGTCAGGAATACCGCCACACCGGAGGCAGCCTTGACCACAAAGGTCTGCATGGAAAAGATAACGCTCTCCTCCCGGCGCCCGGTCTTGAGCTGACCGTAATCCACGCTGTTAGAAAGGAACAGGGTGGTCAGCACGCTCAGCATACCGTTGCAGGCGAACACCACCACGCCCGGAATGCACAACATGGCAAGGCTATGGGAAAGGCCGGTCAGGCAGAACACCAGTAGCATGCCGTAGCCGCACAGCGCCAGCAAAAGGCTCAGGTAAAATACCTGCGTACTGCTGAACTTTTTGCGCAGCAAGGGGTAAAGCACCATCATGCCAAGAATCTGCGCCGCACCGCCCACGGTGGAAAACAGGGTGTAGGTGGCTTTCCAGCCTGCACCGCCAAGGTCGTATTTGAAGAAATAGATGATGAAGTTGGAGGTAAGGTACAGCGCCGAGTTGATCAGCACGATGCTGCCTACCACTACCATAGCCTGATCGTTGCGGAACAGGGCGGAGAACATCTCCTTTACGGTGGCGGTCTTCATCTCACTGGGGGTGGTTTCTTTCATGGAAATGCAGCACACCAGCTCTGTCACTGCAAAAATTGCCGCTACGATCAATGCCACCCAGCGGAAGCCAGCGCGCTCGCTGTCGCCGCCAAGGGCTCCCACCAGCAGCATGGTGAACATAGCGATGAGGGCAGAGCCAACGCCTGCACAGGTGCGCCCCACCATGGAGAGGTTCTCCCGGTCTTTTGGGGTGCGGGTCACGGCCGGGATCATGGACCAGTAGGGGATATCCATCATGGTATAGGTGACGCCCCACAGGATGTACACCACGCTGAAATAGACCATCAACGCCGCTTCATCCAGCACCGGGGCGGCAAACAGGGCGTAGAGCACCAGCGCATTGAGCAGCGTGCCGGAAAAGATCCACGGACGGAAACGCCCCCAGCGGGTGCGGGTCTTTGCCACCAGAACTCCCATAAAGGGGTCGTTGAAGGCATCAAAGAACCGGGCAGCCATGAGCACGACGCCCACAAAGCTGGCCGAAAGCCCCAGCACATCCTGATAATAATACATGACGTAAGAAGCCGACAGGGCATATACCATATCCTTGCCCACGGCACCAATGCCGAACGCGGCTTTCTGTTTCAGGGTCAATTCCATACAGCGTCCTCCTTTTCAATGGTAAACCGCAGCACAACGGGCTGGGTCTGCGGTGCAGAAACGGTCAGCAGGGCTTCTCCGGCAGTGCCCACGGTGCGCAGATAGGTTCCGGTCATGCCGCCCTCGGCAACGGCGGTCTGTGGGCCCACAAGGGCGGCGCTGCCCTCCACCGCAAACTGCACCGGGAACTGTGCGTAGGGGGCAGGGGTGCCATTCTCGTCCAGAATGCGCACCCGGACAGCCGCCATATCGTAGGTATCCTGCTCCCGCAGGGTCGTCCGGCTGACCTTGACTTCCAAGTGCAGCTTTGCACTGGGGCAAAGGGTCACGCTACGCACTACGGTGCCATCCTGCACGGCATCGAACCGCCAGCGGGTGGCCTCGCTGCCCCAGTTGCCCACATATTTGCCGTAAAGGGCCACGCCATCTTCAAAGGTCATTTTGTAGTGCAGCATACACCAGCCGAATTTGACCTTGTAGGCCAGCGGCAGTCCCGCCAAGCCGTATTTTCCGGCGGCCAGCAGGCAGTCTCGCACAGCGGCTGCCTTGGCGGGGGAAAAGTGCTCCTGCGTTTCCAGCAGCTCGCCAATGGTATCGTCCATCACAAAGGGAGGGTGGGGCAGCGCCGTCCACTCGCTTTGGCGCAGGGTGGTGACGAACACGTCGTTTTTGTAAAGCCTTACCTGTTGGGCATTGCTGAAAACGTAGGTCGTGCCCAGCTGCCCGGCGGGGTTATCGCCGATGTCCATGGAGGAGCTGACCGCCAGCACCGGGTCAGCGTCACCCTGACTGGCATAGACCGCTGCCGCCAATTTGGGGTTGCGGAAGCTGTCCAGCACCCCGTGGTAGCAGATGCGATCCCCGGAGCCAAAGTCCTTGTGGGTCTGGTAGTCGAACATACACCAGCCAAAGCACCCGGCGTGCTCTCCGCTGGCATAGGCGGCGTTCTGCACCCGGACGTGCCGCAAGGCGTGCTCCTGTCGATGAGGGCCATCGTCAAAGGGCTTGGTGGGGTACATGTGACCGTTGCACTCCGAGATGAGCAGCGCCTTGCCCATATCCGGGGTCACGTCCTTTTTGGGCTTTGCGCCGGGCGTTACGCCGTTGTGGGAAAAATCGTTGTAGGCGTAGACATCCTCCAGCAGATGGCTTTTTTCCAGATACCGCACGCCGGAGGTGGCGCGGCTGGGGTCCAGCTGATGAGCAATTTGATTGGTGCGGGTGTAGAAGGCATCGTCGTCCACGCTCTCGTTGATGCGCAC contains:
- a CDS encoding ADP-ribosylglycohydrolase family protein is translated as MPFLMIRNDITKVTADAIVAFLESTGFEDALRNAVSLGGDSDTLACITGGIAEAFYGMPQELRAETLKRLPEDLRAAYELFRQNLERRM
- a CDS encoding glycoside hydrolase family 2 protein, with product MKHSFCDDWEFTHHWTEAFGKGLPVPKQQAVRLPHTCREVPLHYASPADYEMVCGYRKRFRVPPVQAAPRLFLRFDGAAHQAVVRVNGRVAGQHRGGYTGFAVEITDLVDREGENLLTVQLDTREDPAIPPFGFVIDYLTYGGLYREVWLEATAESRLTDLFVYTPTLQEAVVQWTAELTPAAVAVRIRLETADGTLLAEQTAQAAEAGKMQFSVPDAQPWDTEHPVLHHAVAELLNAAGQPIDRKQVTFGFRTAEFRADGFYLNGIKTFLRGLNRHQSYPYIGYAAPESLQREDARILQEELHCTAVRTSHYPQSPYFLDECDRRGLLVFTELPGWQHIGDAAWKDAACAMLQEMILQNRNHPSIILWGVRINESVDDDAFYTRTNQIAHQLDPSRATSGVRYLEKSHLLEDVYAYNDFSHNGVTPGAKPKKDVTPDMGKALLISECNGHMYPTKPFDDGPHRQEHALRHVRVQNAAYASGEHAGCFGWCMFDYQTHKDFGSGDRICYHGVLDSFRNPKLAAAVYASQGDADPVLAVSSSMDIGDNPAGQLGTTYVFSNAQQVRLYKNDVFVTTLRQSEWTALPHPPFVMDDTIGELLETQEHFSPAKAAAVRDCLLAAGKYGLAGLPLAYKVKFGWCMLHYKMTFEDGVALYGKYVGNWGSEATRWRFDAVQDGTVVRSVTLCPSAKLHLEVKVSRTTLREQDTYDMAAVRVRILDENGTPAPYAQFPVQFAVEGSAALVGPQTAVAEGGMTGTYLRTVGTAGEALLTVSAPQTQPVVLRFTIEKEDAVWN
- a CDS encoding glycoside-pentoside-hexuronide (GPH):cation symporter; its protein translation is MELTLKQKAAFGIGAVGKDMVYALSASYVMYYYQDVLGLSASFVGVVLMAARFFDAFNDPFMGVLVAKTRTRWGRFRPWIFSGTLLNALVLYALFAAPVLDEAALMVYFSVVYILWGVTYTMMDIPYWSMIPAVTRTPKDRENLSMVGRTCAGVGSALIAMFTMLLVGALGGDSERAGFRWVALIVAAIFAVTELVCCISMKETTPSEMKTATVKEMFSALFRNDQAMVVVGSIVLINSALYLTSNFIIYFFKYDLGGAGWKATYTLFSTVGGAAQILGMMVLYPLLRKKFSSTQVFYLSLLLALCGYGMLLVFCLTGLSHSLAMLCIPGVVVFACNGMLSVLTTLFLSNSVDYGQLKTGRREESVIFSMQTFVVKAASGVAVFLTGIGLDLIGLVGNTEETGPVAVQSAGTLLGLRLMMTVLPMLVLAGALVLFRRKFVLTDARAAEISAQLHGEETHHD
- a CDS encoding glycoside hydrolase family 36 protein, producing MTEMLHWYAETSGGVQTGNCTVTENGGALHLTADLPAGTLKAVRAEMPWTMEADERLFMNGYQTWTYSPELDRNGKLRGTDHIPGFLRKKYAFDRYGDYHFAPYGHQKGQSHGFSYCYFRKGTQFRLVASLDEKPGYTILRYDSGKALLTLERDCAGVEHPGGSFPLLDLFFAEGGETEVFDGWFQAMGIKPRTEKKLAGYSSWYNRYQDITEDTIREDLTGCRSLLCPGDLFQIDDGWEPEVGDWLETDAQKFPHGLKGMVEEIHATGFQAGLWLAPFVCEKDSALFRQHPDWLLKVNGAPWCCGCNWSSFYALDLDNPAVLDYLRRVFDRVLNDWGFDLVKLDFLYGAAPFGNARESRAARMYRAMELLRTWCGQKQILGCGVPVMPAFGLVDYCRVSCDVGLDWDDVWYMRLFHRERVSTKQAINNTLFRRQLNGRAYGSDPDVFFLREENCKLTAEQKRTLATVNALLGNVFLTSDMPSHYTDAQRAEYRRLRTLFEHATQVQAEAENDRLYIRYLLDGTPQKLCFDLF
- a CDS encoding sugar fermentation stimulation protein — its product is MKYREIADGIFLDRPNRFIAHVNVNGVVETVHVKNTGRCRELLLPGAAVRLEVSDNPKRKTKYDLVAVHKQELGWVNMDSQAPNKVVGEWLSKQEFDLVRPEFGTALAEAKAAGVRVLFLLCYVGRDSLEIVEQRET